The Solanum lycopersicum chromosome 9, SLM_r2.1 genome window below encodes:
- the LOC138338391 gene encoding uncharacterized protein → MSGYAKFMKDLVTKKRSVTFEDEDRLQHCSAISTRSLVQKKEDPGAFTIPCTVESLHFAKALCDLAASINLMPLSIYKKMGLGDPKPTAMRLLMTDRKVKRPIGILHDVLVRVESFIFPADFVILDCEVDFEVVYSLEVIPCYR, encoded by the coding sequence ATGTctggttatgccaagtttatgaaagatctggttacaaagaaaagatcggtcacttttgaggatgaagaTAGACtacagcattgtagtgctatttctacaagatctctcgtacaaaagaaagaagatccgggtgcgttcactattccttgtacagtcgagTCATtgcattttgcgaaagcattatgtgatctggcggcaagcataaatctcatgcccctctcgatttacaagaagatgggtttgggtgacccaaaacccactgcgatgagGCTACTGATGACTGATCGAaaagtgaaaaggcctatagggatactccatgatgtgctagtaagagtggagtcattcatatttccggcagattttgttattcttgattgtgaagtcgattttgaagttgTATATTctttggaggtcattccttgctacagatAG